One genomic region from Leptospira tipperaryensis encodes:
- the pcnB gene encoding polynucleotide adenylyltransferase PcnB: MKFLSNLFKKKIGSVEDILSHPDGKRYYRDAHLIRKNMIDEDAVKIIHRLNKFGFKAYIVGGGVRDLLLGRKPKDFDVVTNATPNQIKKIFNNCRIIGRRFKIVHILFRGKVIEVSTFRSLPDYRLGKAVEDQDYLIKRDNKFGTPQEDAARRDFTINSLYYDVRNDSIIDYVGGFEDIQNKVLRVIGDPDISFREDPVRMLRAVKFAEILGLTIEKATAKAIRKHKVELEKASSSRMLEEYNKIFRTWKTSLIFQGMAEHGLLEVLFKEAFDKERKKNSNFGDKFLETNIGKRLAIADKLLTEREEMTPHIFYSLIFSDLASDALTKENMHLVPAIKTSLDPIFNRLETPKKDKDRLIKIFASQQRFLSTEDEKSSQNNFFRMKDYFYDAFMVFKIGAIAENDEQSIQSAFFWEISVRKRPIPVKKFNEGRGGGGGNQSQGGPDRPGPRPNKNRNKNFRNKNRGEDGGQRGERGNRKEEASNGESGNSKSESDDSRGNNSANYPGEES, translated from the coding sequence ATGAAATTCCTGTCCAATCTGTTCAAGAAAAAAATAGGATCAGTTGAGGATATTCTCTCTCACCCGGATGGCAAGCGCTATTATCGGGATGCCCATCTGATCCGCAAAAACATGATAGATGAGGACGCGGTCAAGATCATTCATAGGCTGAATAAATTTGGCTTTAAGGCTTATATCGTTGGAGGAGGGGTCCGAGACCTTCTCCTTGGAAGAAAGCCTAAAGACTTCGACGTAGTCACTAACGCAACTCCGAACCAGATAAAAAAAATCTTCAACAACTGTCGAATCATCGGAAGAAGATTCAAAATTGTGCATATTCTTTTTCGTGGAAAAGTGATAGAAGTAAGTACGTTTCGTTCTCTGCCGGATTACCGGTTGGGAAAAGCCGTGGAAGATCAGGATTACCTCATCAAGAGAGACAACAAGTTCGGCACACCTCAGGAAGATGCCGCTCGCAGAGACTTTACAATCAATTCTTTATATTATGACGTTCGAAATGATTCTATCATCGATTACGTCGGTGGATTTGAAGACATTCAGAATAAGGTACTGCGAGTTATCGGAGACCCGGATATTTCGTTTCGGGAAGATCCTGTAAGAATGCTTCGCGCCGTAAAGTTCGCGGAGATTCTTGGTTTAACAATTGAAAAAGCGACCGCAAAGGCGATCCGCAAACACAAAGTCGAATTGGAAAAAGCTTCCAGTTCCCGAATGTTGGAAGAATACAATAAGATCTTCCGCACTTGGAAAACTTCTCTGATCTTTCAGGGAATGGCGGAGCACGGTCTCTTGGAAGTTCTCTTCAAAGAAGCCTTTGATAAAGAACGTAAGAAGAATTCCAATTTTGGAGATAAGTTTTTAGAAACCAATATCGGAAAACGTCTTGCGATCGCGGACAAACTTCTGACGGAAAGAGAGGAGATGACTCCTCATATTTTCTATTCTCTTATCTTTTCGGATCTCGCGAGCGATGCGCTAACGAAAGAGAATATGCATTTGGTTCCGGCAATTAAAACCAGCTTGGATCCGATCTTCAATCGACTCGAAACTCCTAAAAAAGACAAGGATCGATTGATTAAGATTTTTGCAAGTCAGCAGAGATTCCTAAGCACGGAAGACGAAAAATCGTCTCAGAATAATTTCTTCCGTATGAAGGATTACTTTTACGACGCCTTTATGGTTTTTAAAATCGGCGCCATCGCAGAGAACGACGAACAGTCGATTCAGAGCGCTTTCTTCTGGGAAATTTCCGTAAGAAAGAGACCGATTCCCGTTAAGAAGTTTAACGAAGGAAGAGGTGGCGGCGGTGGAAATCAAAGCCAAGGCGGCCCAGACAGACCAGGTCCGCGTCCGAATAAAAATCGGAACAAGAATTTTCGGAATAAAAACCGAGGAGAAGACGGAGGACAGAGAGGAGAACGCGGAAACCGAAAAGAAGAAGCTTCGAACGGTGAAAGTGGAAACTCTAAAAGCGAGTCCGACGATTCTCGCGGAAACAATTCCGCAAACTATCCCGGAGAAGAATCTTAA
- a CDS encoding M23 family metallopeptidase, which produces MTSPAKFDLKLTHSERLQVRILKFKNRFRKFKESGSRKISFLLVPHSHENVIRIELNVFMAWFLGILLGSILALAFVFLSYLNFFYRPDEDLFQKSDENVSQYLYYDMLLQDAKKEIRGLERKTEQLNLVAWDEVPWKRILTYEVIPEFRLKKEIPDSETNLELYKNTVEGFAAQNIELFRIRQAFENAFDYLEERESILYALPRGRPLKPGVGFVSSTFGGRVDPFGLVVLGEHHSGVDFASSEGTPIYATAPGIVVESGQSSGGLGKNIRINHLNGIFTVYGHCSQILVEKNQIVKRGDLIGLVGSTGKATGPHVHYEVHMGQDPPLDPAEFINIE; this is translated from the coding sequence ATGACAAGCCCGGCAAAGTTCGATCTCAAATTAACGCATTCTGAGCGTCTGCAGGTCCGAATTCTCAAGTTCAAAAATCGGTTTCGCAAATTCAAAGAGAGCGGGTCCAGAAAGATCTCCTTTTTACTCGTACCACACAGCCACGAGAACGTAATTCGGATCGAACTGAACGTTTTTATGGCTTGGTTCCTCGGAATCCTCTTAGGATCGATTCTTGCGTTGGCTTTTGTCTTTCTTTCTTATCTCAATTTCTTCTATCGACCCGACGAAGACCTTTTTCAAAAAAGCGACGAGAATGTGAGCCAATATCTCTATTATGATATGCTCCTCCAAGACGCCAAAAAGGAGATTCGAGGTCTGGAAAGAAAAACCGAGCAGTTGAATCTTGTGGCTTGGGACGAGGTTCCTTGGAAACGAATTCTTACCTACGAAGTGATCCCCGAGTTTCGACTCAAAAAAGAGATCCCGGATTCCGAAACCAATCTAGAACTCTATAAGAATACGGTGGAAGGATTTGCGGCTCAGAACATAGAGCTCTTCCGAATTCGTCAGGCCTTTGAAAACGCGTTCGATTATCTCGAAGAAAGAGAATCCATTCTCTACGCATTGCCCAGGGGCCGTCCCCTCAAACCCGGAGTGGGATTTGTTTCTTCTACGTTTGGAGGAAGGGTCGATCCATTCGGCCTCGTCGTCTTAGGAGAGCATCACTCGGGTGTGGACTTTGCTTCTTCCGAGGGAACTCCGATCTACGCGACCGCTCCCGGAATCGTAGTAGAATCCGGTCAGTCTTCCGGAGGATTGGGGAAGAATATTCGGATCAATCACTTAAACGGAATTTTTACCGTCTACGGTCACTGTTCTCAGATCCTGGTAGAAAAGAATCAGATTGTAAAACGAGGAGATCTCATCGGTCTCGTCGGCTCGACTGGAAAAGCTACGGGGCCTCACGTTCACTACGAGGTTCACATGGGACAGGATCCGCCTCTGGATCCCGCGGAATTTATCAACATCGAGTGA
- a CDS encoding prolipoprotein diacylglyceryl transferase, with product MIDRIPVPFLKQFFNWDGPSTFSILMMLGFLAASYLLPKELKRRNLEPEHSDWLLLLGILGTLVGAKIFFIFEIWDQIFMETPGFDGRFLYPLTHWYGFPGRMALWDNLFSGSGLVFYGGFLFGILFISLYMKYFKLDVASYLDAAVPSMAIGYAIGRLGCWVSGDGCYGFATDLRIPLLVFDYHGAHPSGVPVWNTPLIESIISFVFFAYFQFWAKDQGFRKFSIGAQYLILHGFARLMVEFLRVNKAVFPFIDPPPLVNIPNAEQNPEFLSQYYWHGFSQSQWVSIAIIAVGIFFFVKWKLWEKEATV from the coding sequence ATGATCGATAGAATTCCTGTGCCCTTTCTCAAACAATTCTTCAATTGGGATGGACCTTCCACATTTAGCATTCTCATGATGCTCGGTTTTTTAGCCGCGTCCTATCTTCTTCCTAAAGAATTAAAAAGAAGAAACTTAGAACCCGAACATTCCGACTGGCTTCTTCTTTTGGGAATCTTAGGAACCTTGGTCGGCGCTAAGATATTTTTTATCTTTGAAATCTGGGATCAGATCTTTATGGAAACTCCCGGCTTTGACGGAAGATTTCTCTACCCTCTCACGCACTGGTATGGTTTTCCCGGAAGAATGGCTCTTTGGGATAATTTGTTTTCCGGAAGTGGTCTTGTGTTCTACGGAGGATTTCTTTTCGGAATTCTTTTTATCTCCCTCTATATGAAATATTTCAAACTCGACGTGGCCTCTTATTTGGACGCTGCAGTTCCGAGTATGGCGATCGGTTATGCGATCGGAAGATTGGGTTGTTGGGTTTCGGGTGACGGATGTTACGGCTTCGCGACCGATCTCAGAATTCCTCTTTTGGTTTTTGATTATCACGGGGCACATCCTTCCGGAGTTCCGGTTTGGAACACTCCTCTCATCGAATCGATCATCTCTTTTGTATTCTTTGCCTACTTTCAATTTTGGGCAAAAGATCAGGGCTTTCGAAAGTTCTCGATCGGAGCTCAGTATTTGATTCTTCACGGATTTGCAAGACTCATGGTAGAATTTTTGAGAGTCAACAAAGCAGTATTCCCTTTTATCGATCCTCCACCTTTGGTGAACATTCCAAACGCGGAACAAAATCCGGAATTCTTGAGCCAGTATTATTGGCACGGATTTTCCCAATCACAGTGGGTTTCGATTGCGATCATCGCGGTGGGAATTTTCTTTTTTGTGAAATGGAAACTCTGGGAGAAAGAAGCGACCGTTTGA